In the genome of Mucisphaera calidilacus, one region contains:
- a CDS encoding hemolysin family protein, whose amino-acid sequence MEIVIGIMVITTLAGTYISACNVALKTFSRRRLEERLEEQGRTAWLALPKRLPHLQVMTGMLRVSLSLIMLLATLELFRLAGYDSWVAYASAFVVAGTLLSVFSVAIATSWGRYTPEGLISASIPILSTLYFLLWPVVRPLHAFDMVIRRMSGVDLEPDDDTISEDILSVVEEHEQGDSVNDLQKEMLEAVFELPSTAAGEIMTPRTDIKGIDITDSTTLEQVRDEMVDIGFSRVPVYNENLDQIVGMLYARDLIQFLGKPNGFDLRTLLRDPYLIPESKSVSDLLAEFQHTNQHMAIVLDEYGGTAGLITIEDILEEIVGEIRDEYEEDAEPDPTIRRISDNTVEIDARVAIDDINDELELELPEDDDFDTLGGFVLSQLGRIPKVDDTFEHETLRFTVTAAEKTRVVRIRMENLDDTFAGDDDETAG is encoded by the coding sequence TTGGAAATCGTCATCGGCATCATGGTGATCACGACGCTGGCTGGAACCTACATCTCCGCCTGCAACGTCGCCCTCAAGACCTTCTCGCGCCGCCGCCTCGAAGAACGTCTCGAGGAACAGGGACGGACCGCCTGGCTCGCGCTCCCCAAACGCCTGCCGCACCTCCAGGTCATGACCGGCATGCTCCGTGTCAGCCTGAGCCTCATCATGCTCCTCGCCACGCTCGAACTCTTCCGGCTCGCCGGATACGACAGCTGGGTCGCCTACGCCAGCGCCTTCGTCGTCGCGGGAACCCTCCTCTCGGTCTTCAGCGTCGCCATCGCCACCAGCTGGGGACGCTACACCCCCGAGGGACTCATCAGCGCCTCCATCCCCATCCTCTCCACCCTCTACTTCCTCCTCTGGCCCGTCGTCCGCCCCCTCCACGCCTTCGACATGGTCATCCGACGCATGTCAGGCGTCGACCTCGAACCCGACGACGACACCATCTCCGAAGACATCCTCTCCGTCGTCGAGGAACACGAGCAAGGCGACTCGGTCAACGATCTCCAGAAAGAAATGCTCGAGGCCGTCTTCGAACTGCCCAGCACCGCCGCCGGCGAGATCATGACCCCGCGAACCGACATCAAGGGCATCGACATCACCGACAGCACCACCCTCGAACAGGTCCGCGACGAGATGGTCGACATCGGCTTCTCACGCGTCCCCGTCTACAACGAAAACCTCGACCAGATCGTCGGCATGCTCTACGCACGCGACCTCATCCAGTTCCTCGGCAAGCCCAACGGCTTCGACCTCCGCACCCTCCTCCGCGATCCGTACCTTATCCCCGAGAGCAAGTCCGTCTCCGACCTCCTCGCCGAGTTCCAGCACACCAACCAGCACATGGCCATCGTGCTCGACGAGTACGGCGGCACCGCGGGCCTCATCACCATCGAGGACATCCTCGAAGAAATCGTCGGCGAGATCCGTGACGAGTACGAGGAAGACGCCGAACCCGACCCCACCATCCGACGCATCAGCGACAACACCGTCGAGATCGACGCCCGTGTCGCCATCGACGACATCAACGACGAACTCGAACTCGAACTCCCCGAGGACGACGACTTCGACACCCTCGGCGGGTTCGTCCTCAGCCAGCTCGGACGCATCCCCAAGGTCGACGACACCTTCGAGCACGAAACCCTCCGCTTCACCGTCACCGCCGCCGAAAAAACACGCGTCGTCCGCATCCGCATGGAAAACCTCGACGACACCTTCGCAGGCGACGATGACGAGACAGCCGGCTGA
- the ybeY gene encoding rRNA maturation RNase YbeY, with protein MHQADLTPDTPLPSDDDPDPSQPEQPGVRDRLSVSAEHELGRTHADWVHQHLITLLQLLDQPLESLSVVFVGDEAMAQLHGKYLDDPTTTDVMTFDLRETEEGPIDGELVICVDEATREADSCGHGVERELLLYAVHGLLHLLGYDDHDPEQAQIMHTEEDRLLRAIGVGAVYAPDP; from the coding sequence ATGCATCAGGCCGACCTCACTCCCGACACGCCGCTGCCCAGCGACGACGACCCCGACCCGTCTCAACCCGAGCAACCGGGGGTCCGTGACCGTCTGTCCGTCTCGGCCGAGCACGAGCTCGGCAGAACCCACGCCGACTGGGTCCACCAGCACCTCATCACCCTGCTCCAACTCCTCGACCAACCCCTCGAATCGCTCAGCGTCGTCTTCGTCGGCGACGAGGCCATGGCACAACTCCACGGCAAATACCTCGACGACCCCACCACCACCGACGTCATGACCTTCGACCTCCGCGAGACCGAAGAAGGCCCGATCGACGGCGAACTGGTCATCTGCGTCGACGAGGCAACCCGCGAAGCCGACAGCTGCGGCCATGGCGTCGAACGCGAACTGCTCCTCTACGCCGTCCACGGGCTGCTCCACCTCCTCGGCTACGACGACCACGACCCCGAGCAGGCACAGATCATGCACACCGAAGAAGACAGACTGCTCCGCGCCATCGGCGTCGGAGCCGTCTACGCACCCGACCCGTAA
- a CDS encoding ATP-binding protein has protein sequence MGESRKPTSETLTIPSDLEEVAPVQEHIVQAAQQHGYPDDAIFAIKLCLDESITNAIRHGNKRDPRLRVTIRYTIDEHRIEITVCDQGQGFNPHDVPDPTLEENLVRPCGRGVMLMAAYMTSVSYNDAGNCVTMTRAREHKND, from the coding sequence ATGGGCGAATCACGCAAGCCCACCTCTGAAACACTGACCATCCCCAGCGACCTGGAGGAAGTGGCACCGGTTCAGGAGCACATCGTCCAGGCCGCTCAGCAGCACGGCTACCCCGACGACGCCATCTTCGCCATCAAACTCTGCCTCGACGAATCCATCACCAACGCCATCCGGCACGGCAACAAACGCGACCCCAGGCTACGCGTCACCATCCGCTACACCATCGACGAACACCGGATCGAGATCACCGTCTGCGACCAGGGACAGGGCTTCAACCCCCACGACGTCCCCGATCCCACACTCGAAGAAAACCTCGTCCGGCCCTGCGGACGCGGCGTCATGCTCATGGCCGCCTACATGACCTCCGTGTCCTACAACGACGCCGGCAACTGCGTCACCATGACACGAGCCCGAGAACACAAAAACGACTGA
- a CDS encoding STAS domain-containing protein: MTTKDSRLVIHEQDDITKVEFLDRNILEEANIQQIGEEISTLIEKATNPKILISFERVEHLSSAALGTLITINNKIRQKAGQLRLANIDPQIYEVFVITKLNKLFQIHDTTAKAIESFK, from the coding sequence ATGACTACCAAGGATTCCAGACTCGTCATCCACGAGCAGGACGACATCACCAAAGTTGAGTTCCTCGATCGGAACATCCTGGAGGAAGCCAACATCCAGCAGATTGGCGAGGAAATCTCCACGCTGATCGAGAAGGCGACCAACCCTAAAATCCTCATCAGCTTCGAACGCGTCGAGCATCTCTCCTCCGCCGCGCTCGGAACACTCATCACCATCAACAACAAGATCCGACAGAAGGCCGGGCAGCTGCGACTGGCCAACATCGACCCGCAGATCTACGAGGTGTTCGTGATCACCAAGCTCAACAAGCTCTTTCAGATCCACGACACCACCGCCAAGGCCATCGAGAGCTTCAAGTAG
- a CDS encoding LysM peptidoglycan-binding domain-containing protein, which produces MKAPYYIALVLGVLVCAFAVTYRVTSSGGVAEEETQVVASVPDDGGLKPAPPLPDPEAEPEPVVEPPTNGRRPLLVPVGAADETEPVNAGPLIPMRAEPGLAESAEPREEPEDDVEVSEPEPAGPPVLRITDPPTASDRPRTYIVEEGDTFTTIAQKVYGESRHWIHLARANGTLDPIKLQIGTEIILPRIDASSDAQPLTEAEQGIRSPEKVRQHTVKPGESLSSISMKYYQTATKWRTIFNANRKVIGSDPNAIRAGMTIIIPPVPVREQDE; this is translated from the coding sequence ATGAAAGCCCCCTATTACATCGCACTGGTTCTGGGCGTCCTGGTCTGTGCCTTCGCCGTGACGTACCGCGTCACTTCATCGGGTGGCGTGGCGGAGGAGGAGACGCAGGTGGTGGCGTCGGTGCCTGACGACGGGGGGCTCAAGCCGGCTCCGCCGCTGCCTGATCCCGAGGCCGAGCCTGAGCCTGTTGTGGAGCCGCCGACGAACGGGCGACGCCCGCTGCTGGTTCCGGTGGGTGCTGCGGACGAGACCGAGCCGGTCAACGCGGGTCCGCTGATCCCGATGCGTGCCGAGCCGGGGCTGGCGGAATCCGCGGAGCCCCGCGAGGAGCCGGAGGACGATGTTGAGGTGTCCGAGCCGGAGCCTGCCGGCCCGCCGGTGCTGAGGATCACCGACCCGCCGACGGCGAGCGATCGCCCGCGGACGTACATCGTGGAGGAGGGGGACACGTTCACGACGATCGCGCAGAAGGTGTATGGCGAGAGCCGGCACTGGATTCACCTGGCCCGGGCGAACGGGACGCTGGACCCGATCAAGCTTCAGATCGGGACGGAGATCATCCTGCCGCGGATCGACGCGTCGAGTGATGCCCAGCCGCTGACGGAGGCGGAGCAGGGGATTCGTTCGCCTGAGAAGGTTCGTCAGCACACGGTGAAGCCGGGCGAGAGTCTGTCGTCGATCTCGATGAAGTATTACCAGACGGCGACCAAGTGGCGGACGATCTTCAACGCGAACCGCAAGGTGATCGGTTCGGACCCGAACGCGATCCGCGCGGGCATGACGATCATCATCCCCCCTGTTCCCGTCCGCGAGCAGGACGAGTAG
- a CDS encoding FAD-dependent oxidoreductase, which yields MSQALALDALILGGGVAGLWTLDELRRRGFSAVLLESDRLGRGQTVSAQGILHGGIKYTLSGMMTDSARAHRDAPAVWHRALRGEALPDLTRTRVLAESCYLWRTGSLSSIAGMVGARAGLATKPERLEAGELPEVLNRCPGEVFRVNEWIIDPVSLVRDFARQHEDAILKAEHPVFRREGENVVEVEAGPVRLSPRVVILTAGAGTQGLRDQLGLAGGSTQKRPLHMVMMRGDLPELHGHCVDGAHTRATITSGTHSEGQRVWQVGGQVSEDGVKMEAGALIEHAKREVEAVLPGIDLNGVSWASYRVDRAESATRMGLKPDSATLRREGNVLTAFPTKLVLAPYLAAQVVEELGEPRGDGRAEQAALTESAAGVDRPETACAPWDEDVSWTSL from the coding sequence ATGTCTCAAGCGCTGGCGCTAGACGCGTTGATTCTCGGCGGGGGTGTTGCGGGCCTGTGGACGCTTGACGAGTTACGGCGGCGGGGTTTCTCGGCGGTTCTGCTGGAGTCGGACCGGCTCGGGCGCGGCCAGACGGTTTCGGCGCAGGGGATTCTGCACGGCGGGATCAAGTACACGCTCTCGGGGATGATGACGGACTCGGCGCGGGCGCACCGCGACGCGCCGGCGGTGTGGCATCGCGCGCTGCGTGGCGAGGCATTGCCTGACCTGACGCGGACGCGTGTGCTGGCCGAGTCGTGCTATCTGTGGCGGACGGGCTCGCTCTCTTCGATCGCGGGCATGGTGGGTGCGCGAGCGGGGCTGGCGACCAAGCCGGAGCGGCTGGAAGCGGGCGAGCTGCCCGAGGTGTTGAACCGGTGCCCGGGTGAGGTGTTCCGCGTCAACGAGTGGATCATTGATCCGGTGTCGCTGGTGCGTGATTTCGCCCGGCAGCACGAGGACGCGATCCTCAAGGCCGAGCATCCGGTGTTTCGTCGCGAGGGTGAGAACGTGGTGGAGGTCGAGGCGGGGCCGGTTCGGCTTTCGCCTCGGGTGGTGATCCTGACGGCGGGGGCCGGGACGCAGGGGTTGCGTGATCAACTGGGTCTTGCGGGTGGTTCGACACAGAAGCGGCCGCTGCACATGGTGATGATGCGCGGGGACCTGCCTGAGTTGCACGGTCACTGCGTGGATGGCGCGCACACGCGTGCGACGATCACAAGCGGCACGCATAGCGAGGGCCAGCGTGTCTGGCAGGTTGGCGGCCAGGTGTCGGAGGATGGCGTGAAGATGGAGGCCGGGGCGCTGATCGAGCACGCGAAGCGTGAGGTCGAGGCGGTGCTGCCTGGGATCGATCTGAACGGTGTGTCGTGGGCGAGTTACCGCGTGGACCGGGCGGAGTCGGCGACGCGGATGGGGCTGAAGCCGGACTCGGCGACGCTGCGGCGTGAGGGAAACGTGCTGACGGCGTTCCCGACGAAGTTGGTGCTCGCGCCCTACCTGGCGGCGCAGGTTGTTGAAGAACTGGGAGAGCCGCGTGGTGATGGGCGTGCGGAGCAGGCGGCGTTGACGGAGTCGGCGGCGGGCGTGGATCGGCCTGAGACGGCGTGTGCGCCGTGGGACGAGGACGTGTCATGGACGTCGCTGTGA
- a CDS encoding aldo/keto reductase — translation MDVAVTQRPLGRTGMSISPIGFGAFKIGRNTGIKYERGYELPSDERAEHILRGVLDSGINHVDTAPAYGISEQRIGAAIADRRDAYILSTKVGETFEGGTSTYDFSPEAVTASVHRSLKRLSTDRIDVVLIHANHDDLGIMRDSGAPEALDRLKASGEVRAVGLSGKTPAGFEAALGWADVFMVEYHAEQREMADLITRAHERGVGVLIKKGLASGTLSADEAIRFVLGHEGVDSLTLGSLNLDHLRENLASAMACRGVNPGRG, via the coding sequence ATGGACGTCGCTGTGACGCAGCGGCCGTTGGGGCGCACGGGGATGTCGATCTCCCCGATCGGTTTTGGTGCGTTCAAGATCGGGCGTAACACCGGGATCAAGTATGAGCGGGGTTATGAGCTGCCGAGCGATGAGCGGGCGGAGCACATCCTGCGGGGCGTGCTCGATAGTGGGATCAATCACGTCGATACCGCGCCGGCGTACGGGATCAGCGAGCAGCGCATCGGTGCGGCGATCGCGGATCGGCGCGACGCGTACATCCTCTCGACCAAGGTGGGTGAGACGTTTGAGGGGGGGACGTCGACGTATGACTTTTCGCCTGAGGCGGTGACGGCGTCGGTGCACCGGAGTCTCAAGCGGCTAAGCACCGATCGGATTGATGTCGTGCTGATCCACGCGAACCATGATGACCTTGGCATCATGCGTGATTCGGGTGCGCCTGAGGCACTGGATCGGCTCAAGGCGTCGGGCGAGGTGCGTGCGGTGGGCCTGTCGGGCAAGACGCCGGCGGGGTTTGAGGCGGCATTGGGCTGGGCGGACGTGTTCATGGTGGAGTATCACGCCGAGCAGCGGGAGATGGCGGATTTGATCACGCGTGCGCACGAGCGGGGCGTGGGGGTGCTGATCAAGAAGGGGCTGGCGTCGGGGACGCTTTCGGCAGATGAAGCGATTCGGTTTGTGCTGGGTCATGAGGGCGTGGATTCGTTGACGCTGGGGTCGCTCAATCTGGATCATCTGCGTGAGAATCTGGCGAGCGCGATGGCGTGTCGCGGTGTCAACCCGGGCAGGGGCTGA
- a CDS encoding L-dopachrome tautomerase-related protein, whose protein sequence is MTSWKFDRVWRGTVTAGLLAAGLVLGGCSATESQQTDEMSLGSSKTISQSATKPVPATASPEASARSEIARHFDKLVVKVASFKDAQPSGVAVSESGRVFVSFPYWSAKPELGLAEVFPDGTTRPYPTVGWNCWDGQPGPSALHTLVSAEAIAIDDLDYLWVLDSGNPQAGDGIVTAGPKLVRIDLTDNSIAQVFYLDHKRQLGPTSFLSDFRVDIEKRVAYLADAGSGAIVVYDLSRRWAASRLVGDPSTAPVPGTEFTADATRAAGAGRLGVWGLELSNDREWLYYQPLGSRELYRVPTAALLNTELGDQEVKLQVETLGNLGTAVDGLWFDTDERLYAAGLENHAIIVREPHGQVETVVAGPELRWPDSLTIAADGYLYFTTSMRHLSSPYSTQATRHEPYALMRVSVEKVQQAVKAAIRAEEARERAAEARASAERKRREAELARRAADTQRQVAEQAARKVEVQAEAVYEAHALRSQASQSVATVARHERRAAEQARFKVREAELRATSAREATDVAERLMRLARARAEEALVLRDRALAAQVDVELAEAEVRAAQVALKEAELVFQESERQLGLAERALAATGLQALQTWAAAKKADQTADAVNEDLYSAQAAAEVARRIAEQATQQAVAAEFAETPGVIQQTGTASVPTD, encoded by the coding sequence ATGACGAGTTGGAAGTTTGATCGCGTTTGGCGTGGCACGGTGACGGCAGGCCTTCTGGCCGCAGGACTGGTGCTGGGGGGATGTTCCGCAACCGAGTCTCAGCAGACCGACGAGATGTCGCTGGGCAGCTCCAAAACCATCAGCCAGAGCGCCACCAAGCCGGTGCCCGCGACCGCCTCGCCCGAGGCCAGCGCCAGGAGCGAGATCGCACGGCACTTCGACAAGCTCGTAGTCAAGGTCGCCAGCTTCAAGGACGCCCAGCCCTCCGGCGTGGCCGTCTCCGAAAGCGGCCGCGTCTTCGTCAGCTTCCCCTACTGGAGCGCAAAGCCCGAACTCGGGCTCGCCGAGGTCTTCCCCGACGGCACCACGCGTCCCTACCCCACCGTGGGCTGGAACTGCTGGGACGGCCAGCCCGGACCCTCCGCGTTGCACACGCTCGTCTCCGCCGAGGCGATCGCCATCGACGACCTCGACTACCTCTGGGTCCTCGACTCGGGCAACCCGCAGGCCGGTGACGGCATCGTTACCGCCGGACCCAAACTCGTCCGCATCGACCTGACCGACAACAGCATCGCCCAGGTTTTCTACCTCGACCACAAGCGTCAACTCGGCCCGACCAGCTTCCTCAGTGACTTCCGCGTCGACATCGAGAAGCGCGTCGCCTACCTCGCCGACGCCGGATCCGGCGCGATCGTCGTCTATGACCTCAGCCGCCGCTGGGCCGCCAGCCGACTCGTCGGCGACCCGTCGACCGCCCCCGTGCCCGGCACCGAGTTCACCGCCGACGCCACCCGCGCCGCCGGCGCAGGCCGACTGGGCGTCTGGGGCCTCGAACTCTCCAACGACCGCGAATGGCTCTACTACCAGCCCCTTGGCTCACGCGAACTCTACCGCGTGCCCACCGCCGCGCTGCTCAACACCGAACTCGGCGACCAGGAAGTCAAGCTCCAGGTCGAGACCCTCGGCAACCTCGGCACCGCCGTCGACGGACTCTGGTTCGACACCGATGAACGCCTCTACGCCGCCGGCCTCGAGAACCACGCCATCATCGTCCGCGAGCCCCACGGACAGGTCGAAACCGTCGTCGCCGGCCCCGAACTCCGCTGGCCCGACTCCCTGACCATCGCCGCCGACGGCTACCTCTACTTCACGACCTCCATGCGTCACCTCTCCTCGCCCTACAGCACGCAGGCCACAAGGCACGAGCCTTACGCCCTGATGCGTGTCTCGGTCGAGAAGGTGCAGCAGGCCGTCAAGGCCGCCATCCGAGCCGAAGAAGCACGCGAACGCGCCGCCGAGGCCCGCGCCTCCGCCGAACGCAAGCGTCGCGAGGCCGAACTGGCACGACGCGCCGCCGACACCCAGCGACAGGTCGCCGAGCAGGCCGCCCGCAAGGTCGAGGTCCAGGCCGAGGCCGTCTACGAGGCACACGCTCTCCGCAGCCAGGCCTCCCAGTCCGTCGCCACCGTCGCCCGACACGAGCGTCGCGCCGCCGAACAGGCCCGCTTCAAGGTCCGTGAGGCCGAGCTCCGCGCCACATCGGCACGCGAAGCCACCGACGTCGCCGAACGCCTCATGCGTCTGGCCCGTGCCCGTGCCGAAGAGGCCCTGGTCCTCCGCGACCGCGCTCTCGCGGCACAGGTCGACGTCGAACTCGCCGAGGCCGAGGTCCGTGCTGCACAGGTCGCCCTCAAGGAAGCCGAACTCGTCTTCCAGGAATCCGAACGCCAGCTGGGGCTCGCCGAGCGTGCCCTCGCCGCAACCGGACTCCAGGCCCTCCAGACCTGGGCCGCCGCGAAGAAGGCCGATCAGACCGCCGACGCCGTCAACGAAGACCTCTACTCGGCTCAGGCCGCCGCTGAGGTCGCACGACGGATCGCCGAGCAGGCCACCCAGCAGGCCGTCGCCGCCGAGTTCGCAGAAACCCCAGGCGTCATCCAGCAGACCGGCACCGCATCGGTCCCCACCGACTGA
- a CDS encoding carbohydrate-binding family 9-like protein → MEDRPTCLVRRVKVAPDLEGHDDLWSRAEPVRLGHYHAKSSDHRPVVSARTLYDDEHLYIRFDVEDRYVIAVNTASNSPVYRDSCVEFFFQVRENHYINIEMNAIGAMLVGQGQEDSGRKHEIDPELIARIRRWTSLEGPIEEEIEEPVVWHGAIALPFALVEELEGPLGERRPAEGVSWRCNFYKCADRSSHPHWGMWSPIGEKLSFHQPKYFGHLKFV, encoded by the coding sequence ATGGAAGATCGCCCTACCTGCCTCGTGCGTCGCGTGAAAGTTGCCCCCGATCTGGAGGGGCACGATGATTTGTGGTCGCGTGCCGAGCCGGTGCGTCTTGGCCACTACCACGCGAAGAGTTCGGACCACCGTCCGGTGGTGTCCGCGCGTACGCTCTACGACGACGAGCACCTGTACATCCGTTTCGACGTCGAGGACCGCTATGTGATCGCGGTGAACACCGCGTCGAATTCACCGGTTTATCGCGACAGCTGCGTGGAGTTTTTCTTCCAGGTGCGTGAGAACCATTACATCAACATCGAGATGAACGCGATCGGGGCGATGCTGGTCGGGCAGGGTCAGGAGGACTCGGGGCGCAAGCACGAGATCGATCCGGAGCTGATCGCCAGGATCCGGCGGTGGACGTCGCTGGAGGGCCCGATCGAGGAGGAGATCGAAGAGCCGGTGGTGTGGCATGGCGCGATCGCGCTGCCCTTTGCGTTGGTCGAGGAACTCGAGGGCCCGCTGGGCGAGCGTCGACCTGCCGAGGGTGTGTCGTGGCGGTGCAATTTCTACAAGTGCGCGGACCGGAGCTCGCACCCGCACTGGGGGATGTGGTCGCCGATCGGCGAGAAGCTCTCGTTCCACCAGCCGAAGTACTTCGGTCATCTGAAGTTTGTCTGA
- a CDS encoding class I SAM-dependent methyltransferase — protein sequence MARYPHRLALYRAAVQHPLAEVAMIERAFVRTSERCPLLLREDFAGTAAVSGAWVASHPERQAMAIERHGPTARWARREAARSLGDQAEDLHVVTADVHEVGSPRVDAIAVLNFSLCELHERVALLAYLRHARKGLLGGGMILLDLFGGPGAIRPFTQSRRITPPDLPAFDYHWEQRRFDAASNRIDCRIHFGFDDGHTMRSAFRYDWRLWSPAEVREALAEARYENITVWCDRYDSATHRSDGRYRPVRSISPREDWIAYVTATR from the coding sequence ATGGCCCGTTACCCGCACCGTCTGGCGCTCTACCGCGCGGCCGTCCAGCACCCGCTGGCGGAGGTGGCGATGATCGAGCGTGCGTTCGTGCGCACGTCGGAGCGTTGCCCGCTGCTGCTGCGTGAGGACTTCGCGGGGACGGCGGCGGTGTCGGGCGCGTGGGTGGCGTCACACCCGGAGCGGCAGGCGATGGCCATCGAGCGGCACGGCCCGACGGCGCGATGGGCGCGGCGTGAGGCGGCGCGATCGCTCGGCGATCAGGCGGAGGACCTGCACGTGGTGACGGCGGACGTGCACGAGGTGGGGTCGCCTCGCGTCGACGCGATCGCGGTTCTGAATTTCAGCCTGTGCGAGTTGCACGAGCGAGTCGCCCTGCTCGCCTACCTGCGTCATGCGCGCAAGGGGCTGCTTGGGGGTGGGATGATCCTGTTGGATCTCTTCGGCGGGCCGGGCGCGATCCGGCCCTTCACGCAGTCGCGTCGGATCACCCCGCCGGATCTGCCCGCCTTTGATTATCACTGGGAGCAGCGTAGGTTCGACGCGGCGAGCAACCGGATCGACTGCCGTATCCACTTCGGTTTTGATGACGGGCACACAATGCGCTCGGCGTTCCGCTACGACTGGCGACTGTGGTCGCCTGCCGAGGTGCGCGAGGCCCTGGCGGAGGCGCGGTACGAGAACATCACGGTCTGGTGTGATCGGTACGACTCTGCGACACATCGGTCGGACGGTCGTTACCGGCCGGTTCGCTCGATCTCACCGCGTGAGGACTGGATCGCTTACGTCACCGCGACACGCTGA
- a CDS encoding pseudouridine synthase, whose amino-acid sequence MRSWYVNDAFAMRLDLFLVERLGVTRGEARRAIEDGKVSVGGRVTDRVATIVETGSEVVVEGPVVAEDLRIEPEYDLVLRIIDEGNGWVAIDKPAGRAVHPLRTGETGTLLNAVAARWPHVQGIGEGGLRSGVVHRLDVTTSGVILVATAQPAWERLREAFEQRTIRKRYHALVEGHCAGSGAWEMDLRVAAHKPARVEALPISDQPHPESRRCDLRWQALSAGDGATLISVDLGTGFLHQIRAMAAAQGHPVVGDEAYGSVIETTRPMLHADTLEFDGHVLRAPPPDDFVAAGKTLNISVSR is encoded by the coding sequence ATGCGTTCGTGGTACGTCAACGATGCCTTCGCCATGCGGCTCGATCTGTTCCTGGTTGAACGCCTTGGCGTGACCCGAGGCGAAGCCAGACGAGCCATCGAAGACGGCAAGGTCAGCGTGGGCGGACGCGTCACCGACCGCGTCGCAACGATCGTCGAGACCGGCTCGGAAGTCGTGGTCGAAGGCCCCGTCGTCGCCGAAGACCTCCGCATCGAACCCGAATACGACCTCGTCTTGCGCATCATCGATGAGGGCAACGGCTGGGTCGCCATCGACAAACCCGCCGGGCGGGCCGTTCACCCGCTGCGCACCGGCGAAACGGGCACGCTGCTCAACGCCGTCGCGGCACGCTGGCCCCACGTCCAGGGCATAGGCGAGGGCGGGCTCCGCTCAGGCGTCGTGCACCGACTCGACGTCACCACCTCAGGCGTCATCCTCGTCGCCACCGCCCAACCGGCCTGGGAGCGACTGCGCGAGGCCTTCGAGCAACGCACCATCCGCAAACGCTACCACGCCCTCGTCGAAGGCCACTGCGCCGGCAGCGGTGCCTGGGAGATGGACCTCCGCGTCGCAGCCCACAAACCCGCACGCGTCGAGGCCCTGCCGATCTCAGATCAGCCTCATCCCGAGAGCCGCCGCTGCGACCTCCGCTGGCAGGCGCTCTCCGCCGGCGACGGCGCGACCCTGATCTCCGTCGACCTCGGCACCGGCTTCCTCCACCAGATCCGTGCGATGGCCGCCGCACAGGGACACCCCGTGGTCGGCGACGAGGCCTACGGCTCGGTCATCGAAACCACACGCCCGATGCTCCACGCCGACACCCTCGAGTTCGACGGCCACGTCCTCCGCGCCCCGCCACCGGACGACTTCGTCGCTGCCGGCAAGACCCTCAACATCAGCGTGTCGCGGTGA